The sequence below is a genomic window from Streptomyces sp. NBC_00289.
GTGATCGCGGTCCTCTCCGCCGTCCTGCTCGCACTCCCGTTCTTCACTTCCACGACACCCTTCGCACCCGCGTACACGACAAGTCAGGCCCAGGCCAAAGCCCAGCCCGGAACCAAGCTCTCCGGCAAGGCGCCGCGCACCGATACGGTCACGCACCGCCACTGCGACCACTCCGGAGGCCCGACCGGCCCCCTGCGCACCCGCGACCGGCACCGCGCCGCCGACCTCGCGCCCGAGGTGCCCGAGCGCCCCTTCCTCGCACAGGACCCGGCGGCCGCCCGCGAACCGCTCGTGTCCGCCGCGCACCGCACGGCGAGACCCGCGACGGACCGCACTCCGGCCGCACTTCAGGTCTTCCGCTGCTGACAGCGGAGCACTGCCGCAAGTCCAGCAGTCCCCCCACTCTGTCGTGCAAGCCCGACGCGCCGTGCGGCGCGCCAGGAGGAGTCCCCCATGCAGCCCCTCATCGACAACGCCCGCACATTCGGACAGCGCCCTGAGGAGTTCGCCAAGCTGGCCGAAGGCCAGTCCCCGCAGGTCCTGTTCATCACCTGTTCCGATTCCCGGGTCGTACCGGCCCTGATCACGGGCGCCCGCCCCGGCGAGCTCTTCGAGCTGCGCACCGCGGGCAACATCGTCCCGCCGTACGCCTCCTCGCACCCCACCGGCGAGGCGGCCACCATCGAGTACGCCGTGGAGGTGCTGGGCGTCCGCGACATCGTCGTCTGCGGGCACTCGCACTGCGGTGCCGTGGGCGCCCTGGTCCGCGGCGACGACCTGACCGCCGTTCCCGCCGTGCGGGACTGGCTCACCCATGCCGCCCCGCGTCCGGCGGGGACGGCCGAGGACCCGGCCGTGGCCGAAGGCGTGCAGAGCCACGTCCTGACCCAACTGCTGCGGCTGCGTTCCTACCCGTTCGTCGACAAGAAGGTGACGGACGGTCAACTGACCCTGCACGCCTGGTACTACGAGGTGCACACGGGGTCCGTGCTGACCCACGACGTGTCCTCCGACGCCTTCCGCGCACTGTGAGGGCCGCCATGGACGACAGCACCCGCTTCCCTCATCTGCGGCAGGACTTCGCCGCCTCCCTCGTCGTCTTCCTGGTCGCGCTGCCGCTGTGCGTCGGCGTGGCCGTGGCCTCCGGGGTGCCGGCCGAACTCGGCCTGGTCACCGGCATCGTGGGCGGCATCGTCACCGGGCTCATGCGGGGCAGCAGCCTCCAGGTGTCCGGACCGGCGGCCGGGCTCACCGTGCTGGTCTTCGAGGCCGTACGGGAGTACGGGCTGCCCGCGCTCGGGGTGATCGTGCTCGCGACGGGCGCGCTCCAGATCCTCATGGGCGCCCTGAAGCTCGGGCGGTGGTTCCGGGCCATCTCGGTCTCCGTCGTCGAGGGCATGCTGGCCGGCATCGGGCTCGTGCTCATCGCCGGGCAGCTCTACTCGATGGCGGACGCCAAGGCGCCCGCCTCCGGCCTGGCGAAGATAGCCGGGCTGCCCGCGGCGCTCGCCGAGGCCGCCGCGGACCCCGGCGCCCTCGCCTCGGTCGGGCTCGGCGCGGGCACCATCGCCGTCCTCGTGCTGTGGAAGCGCGCGCCGAAGCGGCTGCGCACCCTCCCCGGGCCGCTCGCCGCGGTCGGTCTCGCCACGCTCGTGGCCCTGGCGTTCTCCCTGCCGGTGGCCACCGTGGAGGTGCGGGGGCTGCTGGACTCCGTCCAGCCGCCGTCCCTGACCGCGTTCGGCGAGCTGGCGAACATCGGCCTGCTCGGCACGATCGTCGCCTTCACCCTGATCGCGTCCGCCGAGTCGCTGTTCAGCGCGGCCGCGGTGGACCGGCTGCACGACGGCGCGCGCACGCAGTACGACAAGGAACTGATGGCGCAGGGCACGGGCAACGCGATCTGCGGTGTGCTCGGCGCGCTACCGATGACCGCGGTGATCGTGCGCAGCGCGGCGAACGTCCAGGCGGGCGCACGGACGAAGGCGTCCCGCGTCCTGCACGGCGTCTGGCTGCTGCTGTTCGCGGCGCTGCTGCCGGACGTGCTGGGGTACATACCGATCCCGGCCCTGGCGGGCATCCTGGTGTACTCCGGCGCCAAGCTCATCCCTGCACGGGAGATCGTGTCGCTGTGGCGCGAGCACCGTGGTGAGGCACTGATCCTGGTCGTCACGGCCGTGTCGATCGTCGCGGTCAGCATGTTCGAGGGCGTGCTCATCGGTCTCGCGCTGGCGGTCGCCAAGACCGCCTGGGAGGCCTCGCACATCAGGCTGGAGGTCGTGGACAAGGGTGCCGGACCGGTCCAGGCGTACCTGTGGGGCAACGCGACCTTCCTGCGGCTGCCGAAGATCCTCGACAGCCTGGAGGCGCTCCCCCAGGACCGGCCCGTCGAGCTCGACCTGTCCGGTCTGCACCACCTGGACCACGCCTGCCGTACGGCACTGGAGAACTGGGCCGAGCGGCACAGCGCGGCCGGGACCGAACCGGTGCGTGTCACGGCGGCATAGGGCGCCACACCGCGCGGGTGGCCGGTCCCGGGCCGATCGTGGCCCGGGACCGGCCACCGGGCATATCGTTACAGGAGCAGACATAACCGGCCTCTCACAGAGGGGGCGACATGCTCCAGGAGCTGGTGGTGGCAGCCGTGGCGGTGGGTTCCGCGAGCGCGGTGTACGTCGCGGCGGCGGCCCGGGTCGTCAAGCAGTACGAGCGCGGCGTGGTGTTCCGGCTGGGGCGGGTCGCCGGCGAGGTGCGGGCGCCGGGCTTCACCACGGTGGTCCCGTTCGTGGACCGGCTGCGCAAGGTCAACATGCAGATCGTCACGCTGCCCATCCCCGCGCAGGAGGGCATCACCCGCGACAACGTCACCGTGCGCGTGGACGCGGTCGTCTACTTCAAGGTCGTCGACGCGACGAACGCGATCGTCCAGGTCGAGGACTACCGCTTCGCGGTCTCGCAGATGGCACAGACGTCCCTGCGCTCGATCATCGGCAAGAGCGACCTGGACGACCTGCTGTCCAACCGCGAGAAGCTCAACCAGGGCCTGGAGCTGATGATCGACAGCCCGGCGATCGGCTGGGGTGTGCAGATCGACCGGGTGGAGATCAAGGACGTGTCCCTGCCGGAGTCGATGAAGCGGTCCATGGCCCGGCAGGCCGAGGCCGACCGTGAGCGGCGGGCCCGGATCATCAACGCGGACGCCGAACTCCAGGCCTCGAAGAAGCTCGCCGAGGCCGCCGAGGTGATGTCCGAGCAACCCGCCGCGCTCCAGCTGCGACTGCTCCAGACGGTGGTGGCGGTGGCCGCCGAGAAGAACTCGACGCTGGTGCTGCCCTTCCCGGTGGAGCTGCTGCGCTTCCTCGAGCGCGCGCAGGAGCGCCCCAGCGAGCGGTGACACGTGCTACGCGCGTGGTTCACGAGCCGCGCGCCGGGTGATAGACACAGCGGGATCACAGTTCCTGTCCGCCAGCAGGAAGGTTGCGTCCCCATGTCCGTCATGCCCGAGAACGGCCGTACGACCCGACGCCGGCTCCTCGCTCGCACGGGCGCCCTCGGCGTCTCGATCGCCTTCGCCGGAAACCTCACCGAACTCTTCGCGGGTACCGCCGCCGCGCAGACGCAGACCCTGGGCCGCCACGGCTACGGCCCGCTCGTCCCCGACCCGGACGGACTGCTCGACCTGCCGAAAGGTTTCCGCTACCGGGTCCTCTCCCGCGAGGGCGACCGGCTCCGCTCCGGCGAGGGCCAGGTCCCCTCCAACCACGACGGCATGTCCGCCTTCGACGGTGGTCACGGCCGCGTCCACCTGGTCCGCAACCACGAGAACCGCCCCACGGCGAAGATCTCCGTCCCGACGGTCGAGGGCCTCACCTACGACCCGGCGGGCAAGGGCGGGTGCACGGCCCTGACGCTGGACGCCCGGGGTCACGTCCTGTCGGAGCGGGTCGCCATCGCCGGTACGGCCGTCAACTGCGCGGGCGGACCCACCCCCTGGGGCACCTGGCTGACCTGCGAGGAGACCGAGGACAAGGCGGGCACCAACGGGTACACCAAGGACCACGGCTTCATCTTCGAGGTGGACCCGGCCGACCCGCACCGCACCGGCGCCGTACCGCTGACCGCGATGGGCCGCTTCCAGCACGAGGCGATCGCCGTCGACCCGAAGCGGGGAATCGTCTACGAGACGGAGGACGCGTTCCTCAAGCCCTTCGGCCTCTTCTACCGCTTCCTGCCCGAGAGGCCGCTGGGCGGCACCGGTTCGCTGCGTGCCGGCGGCCGGCTCCAGGCGATGCGGGTGCCCGGGGTGCCCGACCTCTCCTCGATCCAGGAGACGGGGGCCTCCTTCGACCGCGTCGAATGGGTGGACGTACCGGACCCGCTGGCGACCACGACCCCGGTCCGCCTCCAGGACTTCGGCGCGAAGGGCATCACCCACGCCCAGAAGCTGGAGGGCTGTTACTGGGGCGGGCGGTGCGTGTACTTCGTCTCGTCGTTCGCGCACAGCGCGGAGGGTTCGGCGGCCGACCACTACGGCCAGATCTGGCGGTACGACCCGTCGGCTCGCCGGCTGACCCTGGTGGTCGTCTTCGGCCCGGAGACCGACGTACAGCTCCCCGGCGAGTCGCCGGACAACATCTGCCTCGCCCCCAGCGGCGGCCTCATGGTGTGCGAGGACGGCAACGGCGCGCAGCACGTCTTCGGCGTCACCCGGCACGGCGAGGTGTACGCGATGGCACGCGGCCGTCAGAACATCGGCACGCCCGAGGCCCCGGAGTGGGGCGAGTTCGCCGGCGTCACCTTCTCACCGGACGGCCGGACGATGTACGTCAACTGCTACACACCGGGCACGACCTTCGCGGTGACGGGGCCCTGGCACGGGTAGCCGTCGAGGACGGCCGCCCCGCCCGGTGCGCGGGCGGGGCGGCCGTGCGGCAGGCGAACCCCGCGCATCTGGCGGACCATCTAGGGAGAGCACCGGAAGGAGTGCCGCGTGGCCGGGAAGAACGCGAAACACAGGGCCGGGCGGGGCGACGGTCTGCGAGAGCTGCTGCGGGTGCCCGGCGGCGAGCGCCCCGACCTCGGCGCTCACGACCCGGCGGCCACTCCGGGTGGTCCCGGCGACAAGGCCGCCGGCCTCGCGGACACCGCCCGGGCGCGGGAAGCGCTGGCCGAGCTGCAGGAGCGGCTGGTCGCGGCGAGCTCCGCGGGTGACCGGCGGCGGGTCCTGCTGATCCTCCAGGGCATGGACACCAGCGGCAAGGGCGGCACGATCAAGCACGTCATCGGCTCGCTCAACCCGTCCGGCTGCCGCGTCCGGGCGTTCAAGGCCCCCACGCCCGAGGAGCGGAAACACCACTTCCTGTGGCGTGTGCGGAAGGCGCTGCCGCAGCCCGGCGAGATCGGCATCTTCGACCGCTCGCACTACGAGGACGTCCTGGTCGCCCGGGTCCGCGGACTCGCCCCGAGACACGAGATCAACTGCCGCTACGACGAGATCAACGAGTTCGAGGAGTCCCTCGCCGACGACGGCGTCACCGTGATCAAGTGCTTCCTGCACATCTCCTACGAGGAGCAGCGGCGCCGCCTGCTCAAGCGCCTCGACAACCCGCGCAAGCAGTGGAAGTTCACCCCGGGCGACCTCGAGGACCGCAAGCTGTGGCCCGACTACCAGGAGGCCTACGCACTGGCCCTGGAGTTCTGCTCGACGCCGCCCGCCCCCTGGTACCTGATCCCGGCCGACCGCAAGTGGTACCGCAACTGGGCGGTCGGCAAGCTCCTCCTCGACCACCTGACGGAGCTCGACCCGCAGTACCCGAAGCCCGACTACGACGTGGCGGAGTATCGCCGGCGGCTGCTCGCGGACTAGGGCCCCGGTAGGGCATCGTTCGCCCCGTCGGGCAAGCGTTGCCTGCCGCGGCACTGGTTCCCGACCCTCCGGGGAGCCCGGACCACTGAACCCGCCGCGGCGGGGTACCCGGCCTCCATGACCGAGAACGCGCACGTCAACGGCTCGTACTGGCTGGAGACCGCACCCGGCGAGCCTCACCCCGCACTGGACGAGGACCTCACCGTCGACGTGGCCGTGATCGGTGCCGGCGTCGCCGGACTGAGCACGGCGTGGGAGCTGGCGCGGGCCGGAAGGACCGTGGCGGTGCTGGAGGCCGGACGCGTCGCGGCCGGCGTCACCGGACACACCACCGCCAAACTCACCGCGCTGCACACCATGATCTACGACAAGCTGCGCCACACCCGCGGCCCCGAGGGCGCGCGGCTGTACGCCCGCTCGCAGAGCGAGGCCGTCGAGCACGCGGCCTCGCTGGTGCAGGAGCTGGGCATCGACTGCGAGTGGGAGAAAAGGGACGCGTACACGTTCGTCCGCGACGCGGACCGGGTGGACGAGATCCGGGCCGAGGCCAAGGCCGCCGCCGCCGCGGGACTGCCGGCCGCGTTCACGACGGACACCGGGCTGCCGTTCCCCGTGGCGGGTGCGGTCAGGGTCACCGGGCAGGCCCAGTTCCATCCGCGCAAGTACCTGCTGGCCCTCGTCGGCGACCTTCTCGCGCACGGCGGGCGCGTGTACGAGGACACCACCGTGCTGGGCCTGGAGGAGGGCGAGCCGTGCCGGCTGTCCACCGCGACGGGCGCGACGGTGACCGCCCGGGACGTGGTGGTCGCCACGCACTACCCCGTCTTCGACCGCGCCCTGCTGTTCACCCGCCTCTCCCCGCGCCGCGAGCTGGTCGTCGCCGGGACCGTCGCCGCCGACCGGGACCCGGACGGCATGTACATCACGCCGGAGGAGGACACCCGCTCGGTGCGTACGGCGCCGTACGGCACCGACGGGCAGCGACTCCTCGTCGTCACCGGGGAACACTTCACGCCCGGCACGGGCGACACCCCGGCCCGTTTCGAGCGCCTCGGCGCCTGGGCAACCGAGCACTTCCCGGGCGTCGACCTGACGTACGCCTGGGCCACCCAGGACAACGACCCCACCGACACCGTGCCGCTGGTCGGCCCGCTGCATCCGGGCGCCCACCACGCCTACGTCGCCACCGGCTTCGGCGGCTGGGGCATGAGCGGCGGCATCATGGCGGGCCGGCTCCTCACCGCTCTGATCACGGGCACGCGGTGCGCGTGGAGCGAGCTGTACGACCCGCGCCGGCTGCGGTCGGCCGTGCGTGAGGCGCCCTCGTTCCTCAAGACCCAGGCGAAGGTGGCCCGCCACTTCGTCGGCGACCGGCTGCGGTCCGCGGAACCGGTGGAGGCGATCGAGCCGGGCGGCGGCGCCGTCGTGCGGGTCGGCGGCGACCGGCTCGCGGTGCACCGGGACGACGACGGCGCCCTGCACGCCCTGTCCGCGCGCTGCACCCACCTCGGCTGCCTGGTGGCCTTCAACGCGGCCGAACGGGCGTGGGAGTGCCCCTGTCACGGCTCCCGCTTCGACACGGACGGCAAGGTCGTCCAGGGCCCGGCCACACGGCCGCTGGAGCAGCGGGACATCTGAGCGGGTGACACCGGGGCCGACGCCAGCCGCGTTCACCTTCATATAGGACAAATCACCATACGTTCATCCGGTGATCCCTCTCGTACGACGCGTCACCGCCGTCTGCGCCCTGAGCGCCGCCCTCGCCGCCTGCGGCACGGCCCGTGTCCCGCAAGCGGCCCGCCCGGCCCCCTCCCCACCCGCCGCCGCCTCCCGTCCCCCGACGCTGGCCCCCGGCCCGGCAGGGCTCACGCCCGTCTTCAGGAACGGCCCGCGGACGCCGGACAAGACGGTCGCCCTCACCTTCGACGCCGACATGACCGCCGACCAGGGCCCCCGGGCGGCGGCGGGCGAGCGCTTCGACAATCCGCCGCTCGTCGCGGCCCTGCGGGCGCTGGAGGTGCCGGCCACGGTGTTCATGACGGGGCGCTGGGCCGAGCAGTACCCGATCCAGGCGCGGTCCATCGGCCGGGACCCGCTCTTCGAGGTCGCCAACCACTCCTACAGTCACCACGCCTTCACCGACGACTGCTACGGGCTGCCGACCGTGCCCGGGGACCGGATGCGCCTCGACGTCGAGCGCGCGTACACCGCCTTCCGCAAGGCCGGGGTGCCGGACGCGATGCCCTACTTCCGCTTCCCCGGCGGGTGCTACGACCGGCGGGCCCTGAAGGCGCTGACCCCGACCGGTGTCACCGCGGTGCAGTGGGACGTGGTGAGCGGCGACGCGTTCGCGACGGACCCGGACGCCGTGGCCCGGCAGGTGCTGGAGGGCGTACGGCCGGGTTCCGTGGTCGTCATGCACTGCACCCGCAGCGCCGCCCCGGCGACCGAGCGTGCCGTACGGACGATCGTGCCCGAACTCCGCGCGCGGGGCTTCCGCTTCGTCAAGGTGTCCGAGCTGATCGGGGCCGCGGGCCGACGGCGCTGACCGGCCTACCCTGGAGACATGAGCGAGAACGGCGAGAACGACTACTGCCTGGTCGGCGCGACCAGGCCGCCGCTGGCGGACGGGCCGCCGTACGCGGAGTGCGTGCAGTGCCGGAAGCCGACGGAGTACCCCGAGTCCTACAAAGGGATCACCCTGTGCCCGGTCTGCGAGTGGCAGGAGGCCCAGCGCACGGCCTGCTCGGGGTGACCCGCGGTCCTCGTCGGGGCCGGTCACGCGGGTGCGGGTGCCCCTGAGCGGTCAAGTAGCCTGCGTCTGTGAGTGACAGTCCCTTCCGGTCAGAGACCGGCGCCCGCGATCAGGCGCCGCAGTTCGTCCTGCCGCTGGTCGTGCGGATCGAGCGCGACGCACCGCCCGGCCGCACCGACGCCATGGAGACCGCCGCCCGCGCCGTACTGACCGTGCTGAGCGACGAGCGGTCGGCCGGCGACGGCGAGTGGGCGCAGGTGATGCGGGACTGGCAGGACGCGCGGATCCGCAAGGTGGTGCGGCGGGCCCGGGGCGCCGAGTGGCGGCGGGCCGGGGCGCTGCCCGGGATCACGGTGACGGGCAAGGCCGCGGAGGTACGGGTCTTCCCTCCCGTCCCGCTGGACGGCTGGCCGAAGGACCTGGCCCGGCTCCAGGTCTCCGGAACCGATCTCGACGACCCGGAGCCGCCGGTCGACGCGGACGAGACCTCGCCCGTGCTGTGGATGAACCCGGAGCTCGACATGTCCGCGGGCAAGGCGATGGCGCAGGCCGGTCACGGCGCCCAGCTGGCCTGGTGGGAGCTGTCGGACGAGGAGCGGACCGCCTGGCGGGACGCCGGTTTCCCGCTCGCCGTCCGTACCGCCGACCCGGCCCGCTGGCCCGAACTCACCACGAGCGGACTGCCGTTGGTGCGCGACGCCGGCTTCACGGAGATCGCCCCCGGCTCCTGCACGGTGGTCGCGGACCACCCGGCCCTGCGTTAGGCGGGTCCAGGGGGCCGTGCCCCCAGCTCGACGAGAGCCCGGGACTTCGCTCGCCGTTCGGTTCTTCCCGTCGCTTGAACATCGCGGACGCCCCGTTCGTACCTCCTGGCACCGGCCCGTCCCTCGCCATCGCGGCCCCGGCCACCACCGTGGGCGCGCCTTCCCGAACCTCAAATGTTGCTCTGAACGTTCCGCCCGAGGGGTTCGGGCCCGGCCGCCGGGGCCATACCCCCGTCACACCGGAGCGGACGGCGCGGCCGGCACGGAAGACACCGAGGAGGGGGACGAGCATGGAGCGACTGGGGACGGGCATCGGATGGCGGCCGGAGATCGCGGACGCCGTGGAGCGCATGCCCGGCATCGACTGGGTGGAGGTCGTGGCCGAGAACACCTGCCCCGGACACCTCCCCGCGTCACTGGTGCGGCTGCGCGAGCGCGGGGTCACCGTGGTGCCCCACGGCGTCTCCCTCGGCCTCGGCGGCGCCGACCGGCCCGACGCGGCCCGGCTGACGGCCCTCGCCGAGCGCGCCGAGGCACTGGGCGCGCCGCTGGTCACCGAGCACATCGCGTACGTCCGGGCAGGCGGGGCCCTGACCGCCTCCCCGCTGCTGGAGGCGGGCCACCTGCTGCCCGTGCCGCGCACCCGGGACGCCCTCGACGTCCTGTGCGAGAACGTCCGCATCGCGCAGGACGCCCTGCCGGTGCCGCTCGCGGTGGAGAACATCGCGGCGCTCCTCGCCTGGCCGGGCGAGGAGATGAC
It includes:
- a CDS encoding FAD-dependent oxidoreductase: MTENAHVNGSYWLETAPGEPHPALDEDLTVDVAVIGAGVAGLSTAWELARAGRTVAVLEAGRVAAGVTGHTTAKLTALHTMIYDKLRHTRGPEGARLYARSQSEAVEHAASLVQELGIDCEWEKRDAYTFVRDADRVDEIRAEAKAAAAAGLPAAFTTDTGLPFPVAGAVRVTGQAQFHPRKYLLALVGDLLAHGGRVYEDTTVLGLEEGEPCRLSTATGATVTARDVVVATHYPVFDRALLFTRLSPRRELVVAGTVAADRDPDGMYITPEEDTRSVRTAPYGTDGQRLLVVTGEHFTPGTGDTPARFERLGAWATEHFPGVDLTYAWATQDNDPTDTVPLVGPLHPGAHHAYVATGFGGWGMSGGIMAGRLLTALITGTRCAWSELYDPRRLRSAVREAPSFLKTQAKVARHFVGDRLRSAEPVEAIEPGGGAVVRVGGDRLAVHRDDDGALHALSARCTHLGCLVAFNAAERAWECPCHGSRFDTDGKVVQGPATRPLEQRDI
- a CDS encoding slipin family protein gives rise to the protein MLQELVVAAVAVGSASAVYVAAAARVVKQYERGVVFRLGRVAGEVRAPGFTTVVPFVDRLRKVNMQIVTLPIPAQEGITRDNVTVRVDAVVYFKVVDATNAIVQVEDYRFAVSQMAQTSLRSIIGKSDLDDLLSNREKLNQGLELMIDSPAIGWGVQIDRVEIKDVSLPESMKRSMARQAEADRERRARIINADAELQASKKLAEAAEVMSEQPAALQLRLLQTVVAVAAEKNSTLVLPFPVELLRFLERAQERPSER
- a CDS encoding PPK2 family polyphosphate kinase → MAGKNAKHRAGRGDGLRELLRVPGGERPDLGAHDPAATPGGPGDKAAGLADTARAREALAELQERLVAASSAGDRRRVLLILQGMDTSGKGGTIKHVIGSLNPSGCRVRAFKAPTPEERKHHFLWRVRKALPQPGEIGIFDRSHYEDVLVARVRGLAPRHEINCRYDEINEFEESLADDGVTVIKCFLHISYEEQRRRLLKRLDNPRKQWKFTPGDLEDRKLWPDYQEAYALALEFCSTPPAPWYLIPADRKWYRNWAVGKLLLDHLTELDPQYPKPDYDVAEYRRRLLAD
- a CDS encoding polysaccharide deacetylase family protein; translated protein: MIPLVRRVTAVCALSAALAACGTARVPQAARPAPSPPAAASRPPTLAPGPAGLTPVFRNGPRTPDKTVALTFDADMTADQGPRAAAGERFDNPPLVAALRALEVPATVFMTGRWAEQYPIQARSIGRDPLFEVANHSYSHHAFTDDCYGLPTVPGDRMRLDVERAYTAFRKAGVPDAMPYFRFPGGCYDRRALKALTPTGVTAVQWDVVSGDAFATDPDAVARQVLEGVRPGSVVVMHCTRSAAPATERAVRTIVPELRARGFRFVKVSELIGAAGRRR
- a CDS encoding peptidyl-tRNA hydrolase, whose product is MSDSPFRSETGARDQAPQFVLPLVVRIERDAPPGRTDAMETAARAVLTVLSDERSAGDGEWAQVMRDWQDARIRKVVRRARGAEWRRAGALPGITVTGKAAEVRVFPPVPLDGWPKDLARLQVSGTDLDDPEPPVDADETSPVLWMNPELDMSAGKAMAQAGHGAQLAWWELSDEERTAWRDAGFPLAVRTADPARWPELTTSGLPLVRDAGFTEIAPGSCTVVADHPALR
- a CDS encoding PhoX family protein — its product is MPENGRTTRRRLLARTGALGVSIAFAGNLTELFAGTAAAQTQTLGRHGYGPLVPDPDGLLDLPKGFRYRVLSREGDRLRSGEGQVPSNHDGMSAFDGGHGRVHLVRNHENRPTAKISVPTVEGLTYDPAGKGGCTALTLDARGHVLSERVAIAGTAVNCAGGPTPWGTWLTCEETEDKAGTNGYTKDHGFIFEVDPADPHRTGAVPLTAMGRFQHEAIAVDPKRGIVYETEDAFLKPFGLFYRFLPERPLGGTGSLRAGGRLQAMRVPGVPDLSSIQETGASFDRVEWVDVPDPLATTTPVRLQDFGAKGITHAQKLEGCYWGGRCVYFVSSFAHSAEGSAADHYGQIWRYDPSARRLTLVVVFGPETDVQLPGESPDNICLAPSGGLMVCEDGNGAQHVFGVTRHGEVYAMARGRQNIGTPEAPEWGEFAGVTFSPDGRTMYVNCYTPGTTFAVTGPWHG
- a CDS encoding SulP family inorganic anion transporter, with amino-acid sequence MDDSTRFPHLRQDFAASLVVFLVALPLCVGVAVASGVPAELGLVTGIVGGIVTGLMRGSSLQVSGPAAGLTVLVFEAVREYGLPALGVIVLATGALQILMGALKLGRWFRAISVSVVEGMLAGIGLVLIAGQLYSMADAKAPASGLAKIAGLPAALAEAAADPGALASVGLGAGTIAVLVLWKRAPKRLRTLPGPLAAVGLATLVALAFSLPVATVEVRGLLDSVQPPSLTAFGELANIGLLGTIVAFTLIASAESLFSAAAVDRLHDGARTQYDKELMAQGTGNAICGVLGALPMTAVIVRSAANVQAGARTKASRVLHGVWLLLFAALLPDVLGYIPIPALAGILVYSGAKLIPAREIVSLWREHRGEALILVVTAVSIVAVSMFEGVLIGLALAVAKTAWEASHIRLEVVDKGAGPVQAYLWGNATFLRLPKILDSLEALPQDRPVELDLSGLHHLDHACRTALENWAERHSAAGTEPVRVTAA
- a CDS encoding carbonic anhydrase, whose protein sequence is MQPLIDNARTFGQRPEEFAKLAEGQSPQVLFITCSDSRVVPALITGARPGELFELRTAGNIVPPYASSHPTGEAATIEYAVEVLGVRDIVVCGHSHCGAVGALVRGDDLTAVPAVRDWLTHAAPRPAGTAEDPAVAEGVQSHVLTQLLRLRSYPFVDKKVTDGQLTLHAWYYEVHTGSVLTHDVSSDAFRAL